A genomic stretch from Bacteroidota bacterium includes:
- a CDS encoding four helix bundle protein, with translation MQYDKKEFRTIFIKRLYSFTIKLIKFIEAIPKDNISIRLTDQLLRSSTSILANYIEGQSASSKKDFINYLNIALKSSNESKVWLCLLKDLNRGNIEEINGFIRELNEFSNILASSLMTLRGKRSSKV, from the coding sequence AATTTTTATCAAAAGGCTTTATTCGTTCACCATAAAACTAATAAAATTCATTGAAGCCATTCCAAAAGATAATATTTCAATCAGGCTAACTGATCAATTGCTTCGCAGTAGTACAAGTATCCTGGCAAACTATATTGAAGGACAATCTGCAAGCAGTAAAAAGGATTTTATAAATTATTTGAATATTGCCTTAAAATCAAGCAATGAAAGTAAAGTATGGTTATGTCTGTTAAAGGATTTAAATCGGGGCAATATTGAGGAAATTAATGGATTTATAAGAGAGTTGAATGAATTTTCTAATATTTTAGCCTCCAGTTTAATGACACTTCGGGGCAAACGCTCTTCAAAAGTTTGA